The window TTTTCCGTCGGGAGATGTGTCTAAACTTCGTTGTCGTCGTACTAGATGATGGTCAACTGCACACTGCTCTCGATGATGCCCGCACTGATGGCGTAGCGGGTGAGTCCGGCGGTGTCGTGGATGTTAAGCTTTGCCATGAGATGCTGCCGATGTTTGTCCACCGTTTTGAAGCTCACCCCCAGTTCGTCGGCGACCTGTTTGTTGGCCTTGCCTTCGGCAATCAACTGGAGCACCTCCACCTCGCGCGAACTGAGGCGGTTACCTCCCTTCTTGAGCCGTACCACTCGATTGAGCGACTTCCGATCGCGACCATTGAGGCGCTTGGCAATGGCCGGGCTGAAAAAGGTGTTGCCTTTTTGGACCTCGCGGATCGCCGTGGCCAGATTGTCTGAGGAGGTTTGTTTGAGCAAAAATCCCACGGCACCCAACTCGGTCACTTGCTCAACGTAAGCGTCATCACTGTGCGCGGAGAGAATGAGCACCTTGGTGTCGGGAAAATCTTTGCGAATTTGCCGGGTGGCTTCCAAGCCATTCAACAACGGCATGGCGATGTCCATCACAACCACGGCGGGCCGCAGTGTTTTGACCAAGGCGACTGCCTGGCGGCCAGTCTCCGCTTCACCGACCACTTCAATGTCGCGTTCGTGTTTCAATAGTGACCGAAACCCTTCCCGGACAATTGCGTGGTCTTCAGCCAGTAGGACAGTGATTCGTTTCATAGATATTAAAGTTTGGTGTTTGCGGATGGCATCAGCGGGTTCTCCGCTCCCTCCGCGCACTGCCGCTGCCAAACGGGATTTGTGCGCGAATAGTCGTGCCTTTGCCTGGGACGGATTCGACGGTGAAGTTGCCGCTGACCATTTCCACCCGTTCTCTCATGCCGAGCAGCCCCAATCGCTTGTGCTTTTTGGTGTGCAACACACGTTGCACTGGAAAACCTTTGCCGTTGTCTTTTATTTTCATGCAAAGGACGCCATCCAGTTTCTGAATCTCCACCTGTACCCGGCTCGCATGCGCATGGCGGGCCACATTGTTGAGCGCTTCCTGGGCGACGCGATAGAGCACGGTTCGTTTGTCACCGTTCACGTGCTCAACCGCAGCAAAGGCCGACAGGCTGACGTGGATACCCGTCTCCTCCTTGAAATGTTTCATAAACGTATGGAGGGCGGGAATCAGTCCCAAGTCGTCCAGCACTGTCGGGCGCAGTTCACGAGCGAACCGATGCACGATGTTCACGGAGTGCTCCACCAGTCGTTGCGTGCGAGCGATGCTTCGCTCCAGGCCCTTCGTGTTGAGGGCGGCCTCCTTTTTCAAGGCGGCTAGCCGAATATTGATGCTCGTCAATGTCTGGGCAATAACGTCATGCAGTTCGCGGCTGATCCGCTTGCGCTCTTCCTCCTGCGCCGAGAGAAGCTGTCGGGAAAGCAGCCGCAATTGTTCCTGCATCTGCCGCGACTGCTCCAACAACACGCCGTAGTGTTGCTCGCTTTTCTTGAGGGCTTCCTCCGCCAACTTGCGCTGGGCAATTTCCTCTTTCAACTGCTGATTGGAAATGGCCAGATCCACGGTACGTTGGCGTAGCGCGTCGTTCATCTTCCCCAAGTGCACGTTGGTATCGTGCGCGGTGCGATGCGTTTCCTCAAGCGGGGTGATGGCCTCGGCAAAAAAAGTTCCCGCCCGCCGTATCATTCCGTCCCGGGTGCTGGGGGCGTGGGTGGGCAACACGAGTGTGATCAAAGCTTGCTCGTGGAAGCGGGCTAGATCCAACGTCTCCAGACCTAGGGCCATGGCCCGGCGTCCCAGTCCTTTCGCCGGCTGCAAGCTCGCCCGCGGACCTTGCTTCAGGTGTTTTCCCAACGCCGCCTGATATTGGCGCGACAAGCCGGTCAACTTACGTTTCATGATGTTTGCCGATTTCACGAGCGAACCGCTTGATGCTTTTTGCCGACATATCCACCAAGCGGTGCGTGCTGGCAATCTCTTTTTTAAGGCCCTCGGTGTTGAGCGCGTTCGCCTTTTTCAACGTCAACAGCCGGACATTGATTCCCAATAAAGTCTGGCCGATTTCATCCTGCAGATCGTGGCTGATCTTCTTTCGCTTGTTCTCGTGCGCCGCCAGAATCCGGTGGGTCAGGTGCTGCAAATGTTCTTGCAGTTGGCGTGATTCCGCCAATAGTTTTTTGGCGTTTTTCGTGCTTTTCTTAAGGGCTTGCTCCGCAGTCTTGCGCCGGGCGATTCCCTTTTTCAAGGCTTGGTTGGAGGCCGCCAGTTCCACAGCGCGCCGGTTCAGCGTCTTGTTCAGTTGAGCCAGGCGGAGGTTAGCCTTGATCGCGGCGCGATGCGTCTTTTCGATAGGAGTGATGGCTTCGGTGAAAAAGATCTCTGCGCGCTTGATGACACCATCACGGCTGCTGGATGCTTCCAGTGCGGCAAGTGCTCCTTCGTGAATCCTGGCCACGTCCAATGTCTCCAGTCCGATGGCCACCGCTTGGCGTCCCAGTCCACGCGCCGATTGAAGTCCGGCCCGCGACCTTTGCTTCAGGTGTGTTCGCAACGCCGTCGCGTAATGTCGCGACAACCTGATCAACTTACGTTTCATGATTTGTGCCGATTTCGTACTCTACCACCAAGACGTCCCGGTTGCCGTCCCGCCATCAGGCTGCTTGCTCTCTCGGCGGCGAGGCAACAAGCCAACGCCAATATCCGGCTATTGCTTTATTCTGTATATGGGGTAAACCCCCCATCGCGCCGAATGATTCCGCGGCCTATTCTGAAATGATGAAAGTGTTGCTGCTATACCCGGAATTCCCGGACACGTTCTGGAGTTTCAAGCACGCGCTGAAATTTATCCGCAAGAAAGCTTCGTTACCACCGCTGGGTCTGCTCACCGTGGCGGCATTGCTGCCGGAGGGTTGGACGAAATGCCTGGTGGATGCCAACGTGCGGAAACTGAGCGAAGAGGACCTGGCCTGGTCGGATGTCGTGTTCATTAGCGCGATGATCGCCCAACAGGATTCGGCGCACGACCTGATCACGCGTTGCCGCGCCGCAGGCAAGACGATCGTGGCGGGGGGGCCGCTGTTCACCCTGGGCCACGAGCAATTTCCTGAAGTTGACCATTTCGTGCTGAATGAGGCCGAGGTGACCTTGCCGGAGTTTTTGCGTGACTTCGAGCGCCGCGCCGCTCGGCGTGTCTATGTCTCATCAGAATTCCCCGACATCCGGCGGACGCCGGCGCCGTTGTGGGAGCTGGCGGATTTGGGACGATACGCCTCGATGAGCGTGCAGTTCTCGCGTGGTTGCCCGTTCGACTGCGATTTCTGCAACATCACCGCGATGTTCGGGCATCGGCCGCGCACCAAGACCACGGCGCAAATGATCGCCGAGCTGGATGGTCTCCACCGGGCTGGCTGGCGCGGGGCGGTATTTTTCGTGGACGACAATTTCATCGGCAACAAGCGTTTCCTTAAGGAGGAGTTGTTGCCGGCATTGATCGAGTGGCAGAAACGCGGACGCGGCACTCCATTCTTCACCGAAGCGTCCATCAATCTGGCCGACGATCCAGAGTTGATGCGGATGATGGTCGAGGCGGGTTTCAACCAGGTGTTTGTCGGCATCGAGACCCCGGAGGCGGCGGGCCTGGCCGAATGCAACAAGCGCCAGAACCAGAAGCGCGACCTGGTCGCCGATGTGAAGCGCATCCAGCGCGCGGGGTTGGAAGTGCAGGGCGGGTTTATCGTTGGGTTCGACAGCGACACGCCGACGATCTTTGCGCGGCAGATGGAGTTTATCCAGCAAAGCGGCATCGTCACGGCGATGGTCGGCCTGCTGCAAGCCGTCCCCGGCACAAAGCTTCACCAACGGTTGAGCGGCCAGGGTCGGCTGATCGGCCAGACGACCGGCAACAATTTGGATGGAACAACCAACTTCATTCCGCGGATGAATCGGGAGACGTTACGCGAGGGTTATCGAAATCTGATGGGACACATTTATGCCCCGGGGCCCTATTACCAGCGCATCCGCACATTCCTGCGCGAGTACACGCCTCCGAAAATCCCCGGCTCATTGAACTGGCGATATTTCATGGCGTTCCTTCATGCCAATGTCCGCCTCGGCATTTTCGGTCGTGAACGTTTCCATTACTGGCGCTTGCTGATCTGGACCTTCTTCCATCGCCCCTCCCATTTTCCGCTGGCCGTCACCTTCTCCATTTACGGCCATCACTTTCGCAAGACGTGCCGGGTGCTGGGACTGTGACTCGCCCAGTGGGGTAACGCTACTCAAGCCCACATCCGCACGGCCCGCGCCAACATACAGGCGAGTGAGCTTCCCCATGGGGTGAATACCCCATAGCCAATGACCAGGGCTGGGGTGTACGGTCGTTTTGACACTATACCAAAAACGCAACAACACTGCAACGGCGTTTGTGCCCGTCAAACTGCGCCAACGATGATGAGCGAACACCAAAGCGAAACCGAATTTCTGCGGCATTGCCTTCGCTACGAAGACAGCGCCGAGCACCAGGCGCTGGATCAAAAATTCACTCAGATTCAGCGTGACGAACGCTGCGTCCGACGCGCGGTGTGGCTGATGACCGTGCTGACTGCGCTGGCAGTGGCCGGCTTTTGCTACTCAGCGGTTTTCTTGGAGGACTATCCGCAAAGGCCTTCGCAATTCGCCACGCAATTCCTCGTCAAAGTCTTTTGCACGGCGGGTCTGGCATCCACGATTTGCCTGGTGGCTTTCGTGAGCCTCGGGATGGTCTATCGCAAAAGGCTGGACCAGCGGCGGGAGGAATGCCGCCGGTTGGTCAGAAAGTTTTTGGAGTCCCGCCTGGGCAAACCGATAACCGCGCCTAGGCGCGAAAGTCGTGTCGGCGACCGGAATCGCAAGACCGTCCAGGTTGCTGTCGGAGGCAACGGCTCTCCCGACCAGACTGAATTAACAGCACGGGGCTGAAACTCCGACTCGTTTGCCATGGCCACGACCTCACGTGGTCACTTGCTATTCCAAATCTTCTGACGACTGTGTCAGTCGTCGCCGAGTGTCCCCATTATTGACCGTGGGGTGTACCCCCCGCTGGTAAGAGCCGGCCCATCGCGTAGCGTAACTCACAACAACGGGAAACCAGAAACGCGACCGAAGACACATTTTATGAAACGCAATAAACTGATGATCACTTTCCTCTCCGCCGCCGCTTTCACGGTAGGCTGCAATAAAGAGGGGACCACCTCTCAACAAGTCGACAAGGTCCAGGCAAAAACAGAAGAGGCTGCGCAAGACATGAAGGATTACACCTACGCGCAAAAAAATGAATTCGTCGTGAAAATGCAGGGCCAGTTGGCCGAGATCAACATGGACTTGGACCAACTCGCCGCGAAAATTGAAAAATCCAGCGACGCGGCCAAGGCCGAAGCCAAACCCAAATTTGAGGCGCTACGCGAACAGGCGGCCAAGTTGAACCAGCAGCTTGACGAGGCCAGGAACGCCACGGAGTCCACTTGGAACGACGTCAAAGCCGGCTTCAAGAAGGGTTACGGCGAGTTGAAGGATTCGTTCCAACAGGCCCGGCAATGGGTGAGTGAAAAAATCGCACCCTGAGGTGGCGGAAAAGAAATTTGTAAAAGTCGGTTAACAATAAAATCAAGAAACGAAAAATATTATGACAAAGAAATCAATAACTTGCATTGACGACAATGCAACTAAGGTCGGTATGAACGGAACGAAACGGATGCTAATGGGCATGGCGCTTGCGCTGGCCGTGATGTATCCCAACCACGACTCAATCGCCAAGAATTCCAACAAGGGTGGGACGAGTATTCTCCATTTGAACTTCGTGACGGCGATGCTGAACACCGGCGTCGATCCCGATGCCAGTGGCAGCGTCAACGGCAAATTGAACCGCCAGGGGAACGCCAGCAACCAGCGCCTCCAAATTTCGCTGGCCAATCTGGATCCGAACACGACCTATCAGTTGGCCGCTTTCATCGGCGATGACACCAACTCGACGAGTGTGGCGAGTTTTACTACAGATGCGAACGGCGCCTTCAAGGTCACGTATGTGAAAAAGTCCCAAGGTAAAGGAAGCGCCGGCGGACAACCACTCCCGGACGCGTTGCACCCGCTCAGAAACGTTCGTGAACTGGATATCGTCAACGGCAGCGCACAGACAGTGTTGCGCGCGGACCTGACCGACCCGGACAAGCTGCAGTACTTGATCAAACGTCGCCTGGACAATACCGGGCTTGTTTCTGGCGCAGTTGGGACGCTTCAGATCAAAGCCACCAAGACCTCCACAAAGTTCCGTTTGACGGCTTCGGGTCTGACCCCAAACACGGACTACGTACTCACCATCAACGGAAACGCTGCTCAAACCAATACGACTGACAGCGCGGGCAATCTGAATCTGACGGCTCTGCCTCCGGGTTCGCCGAACGTCCTCGAGATTCACTCCGTGGCACTGACAGATATTGCCGGCAACGTCGTCCTCACAGCAGGTGGAGGAGGCGGAGGGGTGGGGCTGCCAACGGAAGCTCAAGCGCGAGTCAACCTTCGATCGGCCAATTCCTTCGCCGTTCTCGCCGGCTCGACAGTCACCAGCAGCGGTCTTACCGTGGTTAATGGGGATCTTGGCGTGAGTCCCGGTACGGCAATCACTGGCTTCTTTACCGTTGATGCCGGACCAGGAACCGTGAACGGGACGATCTACAACGTCACTCCTGGAGCCGCCGCCACCGCCCAAGCCGACTTGACAACCGCGTTTAACGACGCGGCTGGACGATCAGTAGGTGCGATTTCGGTTGCCGGCAATCTCGGCGGGCAAACTCTTGCCCCGGGACTTTATAAATCCACATCATCGCTTGAGATATCATCGGGAGACCTCACGCTCGACGCCAAGGGCGACGCAAATGCGGTCTTCATCTTCCAGATGGCGACCACACTTACTACAACCTCTGGTCGCCAGGTAATCCTGAGCGGCGGCGCCAAAGCGGCAAACGTCTTTTGGCAGGTTGGCACTTCGGCGACTCTGGGAACGAGCTCTGTCTTCAAGGGCACCATCATGGCCGATCAATCCATCTCGCTGACGACCGGCGCAACGCTGGACGGTCGGGCGTTGGCGCGGATTGCCGCGGTTACCTTGGAAGCCAATACCATTACCGCTCCGTAGAGCAGGAAAAAGAGCCATCAAGATCGAAAGAAAATGTTGCGAATAAGATTGGTAAATACAGACCAACCAACGAAGAAGGCGAACACCATGAATAGAACGAAACACTTAAAAATCGAATTCCTGTTAGCTGCTGCGCTTGCGGGAGCGCTGGCGGGATGCGTCGGCTACGTGGGCGGGCGGGGTCAGGGAGGCGCGTATGTGCAGCCCTCGTCGGTGTACGTGGAGGGCGGAGTCGCGGTGCAGGACGACTACGTGTATTACCCCGGTTACCAAGTCTATTACAGCAGCTATCGACACCAATATGTCTATCGGGACGGTCGCTCGTGGGTATCACGACCGACGCCGCCGCGCGTGTCAGTTGACGTGCTATTTAGATCGCCGTCAGTGAGGCTCGATTTCCACGACCACCCGTCGATTCATCATGCAAGCGTAGTGCGGCAGTATCCGAAACATTGGGCGCCACCAAGCTCAGGTCATCGCCGAAATGGAGACTAAAACGACCGCAACTAACATGAACTTTAAGAAACTTTTCCCGAATGGGAAGTCAGCCAACGCAATAAGTACAAAAGGAGAAATCCATGAATAAAATTAAACGTTTAGCCGGTAGAATCGGATTCGTGCTGTGCAGTGTGTTACTAGGATACACAACCTACGGACAACCGTCGGTATCGGTCGGGGTGAGTGTGCCGCTGCCTTCAGTGCAGATTCGCGTCGAAAGCGATTTTTATGAACCGCTCGCGCCGCAGGGGGAATGGGTCGTTATCGGCTCCTACGGACGCTGCTGGAGACCGGGTCATGTCGAGGCGGGTTGGCGTCCTTACTGTAACGGCAGTTGGCAGCGCACGGACGCCGGCTGGTATTGGGTCAGCGACGAGCCGTGGGCTTGGGCCACGTACCACTACGGTCGTTGGGATTTCACCGACCAATATGGTTGGTATTGGGTGCCGCAGATCCAATGGGCGCCGGCGTGGGTTTCCTGGCATGAGGGCGGCGGCTACATCGGTTGGGCGCCATTGCTCCCATCAGTGAGGGTTTCGGGAAGTGGATTCATCGGGTTTAACGCGGCAGTCATCTCGCCTCGGGCGTTTGTATTTGTAGAAGAACGCAGGTTCTTGGATCCCATCCGCCCCACCACGGTGGTCGCAAATAACACCACCATCATCAATAAGACCGTCAACATCACTAAGACCAAAATAGTGAACAACACCGTCATCAATGAAGGTCCGGCCACGGCGGTCATCGAAAAAGCAAGCGGGCGAAAGGTCCAGGCGGTGCCGGTTCGGGAACTGCGGCAAAAGACGGAAGTAGCAGTTGCCTCCAAGCAACGGACACCGACAGGGACCCGTAAGAAAAAGGTCGAGCCACCGGTTCGCAGCGAAGCACAACCCCGCGAAAAGAAAACAGTTGCTCCCGCGCCACGTCAGGTTGAGAAAGCCCCGCAGGTTGAGAAACCAGCCGGGGACCCGCGTGAGTCCGCAGCACCCGCCACGAGGAACGAAAGCGTGGACAGCGAGAAAAACGGAAAGCCAGCCAAGGAAAAGCCCGGCAACCCATCGAATGAGAAAGCGCAGCGGTCGGACAAGGAGAAGCCAGCCGCAAGTGAAAAGAATGCAGGGAACCCGGCGGATAAAGACAAAGACAAAGGCCAGGAGAAAAATCCCAAAGATTAGTCGTGTGGAGGCCTGGTGATCAGCCCCTTAAAATTGGGGTATTCACCCCCATATACAGCTTGAAGCAATGGCCAGATGTTTGCATGGGATTGTTGGCTCGCCGACGAGGGAGCAAACACTTCAATGGCGGGACAACGACCAAGTCGGCCTTGTTTGGGAAAAAACGGGAGTATCGGTAAACGAAGAAACCATCAAACGAAAGAATTATATGTCGAACCACCTGAGCCAAAAAATGGGATTCGTGCTGTGCACTGCGCTTTTGGGAGCGCTCACCGGATGCACAACCTACGTCGATCAACCCGGATCTCGCGGCGCGTATTACCAGGAACCGCCGCGTCCTCGTGAAGTGTATGCGCCACCTCCAGCGGCGTATGTACCGCCACCACCGGCGTATGTGCCGCCACCGGCGGTAGAGGTGGACGCCTCGGTCGGGTTCGGGATTCGCGCCGAAAGCGATTTTTATGAGCCGTTGACCCCGTATGGACGATGGGAAGTAGTTGGCTCGTACGGGCGTTGCTGGATTCCGGGACGGGTTGAAGTCAATTGGCGGCCATACTGCAACGGCAACTGGCAGCGCACAGACGCCGGCTGGTACTGGGCCAGCGATGAGCCGTGGGCTTGGGCCACGTATCACTATGGTCGTTGGGATTTCAGCGCGCAATTTGGCTGGTATTGGGTGCCGCAGACGCAGTGGGCGCCCGCATGGGTCTCCTGGCACGAAGGCGGTGGCTACGTCGGCTGGGCGCCGTTGCAACCTTCAGCGCGGATTTCTTTCAGCGGTTCAGTGGAGGTCAACGTCGGACTCGTCGCGCCACGGGCATTTGTATTTGTCGAGCAACGGCGATTCCTGGAACCGGTCCGCCCCACCACTGTGGTCGTTAACAACAACACCGTGATCAACAAGACCGTCAATATCACGAAGATCAAGGTCATAAACAAGACTGTGATCAACGAAGGCCCGCGCACCGAGGTGGTCGAACAGGCCAGCGGACGAAAGGTCCAGTCAGTGCCCGTTCGCGAACTGCGCCGGAATCAGGAGGCAGAAGTCGTCGCCCGGCACCAGAAAGCGCCACCGGGCCGCGAGAAACAAGAGGGAAAATTACAGAATCAGGACCGTGGCGTGGCTGAGCCTCGTGAACAGAAGGCCGCTCCAATTCGCGAGCAACGTTCGGTCCAGAAACCTGCCGTGGCTCCGAACCAACCCGTTGCGCCGGCTGCCGGCAGGCAAGTCCGCGAGATCGACAATCAGAATCAGAATCGTGCTACGAAGCTGGCACAGGAAGAAGAAAAACGTGTGCGCAATGAAAACGAGCGCGTAACTCAACAACAGAACCGCGACACCAGGTCCGCGCAGGACGCTGAGAAACGCGCACGAGAGGAACAAGCTCGCGCGACGAAGAACGAGCAAAGCAAGGCCGCCCGCTCAGTTGCTGAGGCCAGGTCAGTGGCCAATCCTCCGACGGCGACCAAAGAATCGATCGAGCCGAAGACTGAACGAAAGGTTCAGCAGCAGACTGAGAAACAGGTCAAGCGCGCCGAAGAAGTGAAGAGGGGTGCTCAACGACAGACAGAACTGCGCGCCAAACGCGAGCAGGTTGCAAGTGAAGAAGCCCGAAAGAAAGCGGCGAAAAAAGACCGCAAGAAGAAAGTCGAAGATCCGCAGGCATTCCCGGAAAACCCGGCCGTTTCACCACAATCATCACCGTAATCGAACGAGCGTTGATATGAAAGTAAATCCTCATCTACTCATCAACCTATGATCGCATTATCAATATTACCCATGTTTGCCGCCGCTGGTTACTCCTTGATATATCTTCTCGGAGGCGGAGGCTTTTTCGGAGCCATCGTCATCTTCTTCGTGGCGAAAATGTTTGGTAAATGAGTTGTACCAAAGAAACAAATCAAACTCACCGCCATGAAACACAACAAAAACCATGACAACGACCCGAGTGCCGGCCCGCAACTGGTACCGGTTCGTTTTGAATTCACTCATCCGACTGCCCGCGACGTTTGTATCGCCGGAACTTTCAACGACTGGCAGCCCGAAACCAAGCCCATGCATCCCGCGGGAGGTGGTCGCTGGCTGAAGGACACGACCTTGCCGCCCGGCAACTACGAATATTGCCTGGTGGTGGATAACCGTTGGATTCCCGATCCGTCGGTCAGGGAAACCGTGCCGAATCCATTCGGTGGAAGAAACTCGGTTTTGAAAGTAGCCAGTTCGCCGGAAGCATCTCATCTGGCCAGTGCAGAACATTTACCACTAACCAACAAAAACAAATGAAAGAATCGAACAAATGAAAGAACTAAACATTATGGATAAACAAAGACCAGCAACCAACGACAACTTTGGCACGCTCGCCGAGGATGCGCGCGCCTTGATGGCCGCCACCGCCGACGTGGCCGGCGAAAAGGTCGGCGACGCGCGCAAGCGTCTCGCCGCCGCATTGGAAAACGGCAAAGAAATCTATGGCCGTGTTCGCGACAAGGCGGTCGAAGGAGCAAGGGCTGCGGACCAAACCGTGCACGAACATCCGTATCAAGCGATCGGCATTGCTTTAGGGGTCGGTGCTCTCATCGGCTACCTACTCGCTCGCCGGGGTGCCCGTAATTGCGACTGATCCACTCATGGAACCGGCCGCTGACAGCTTTGGGCAATTTGGTGCTTCGTCGAAGCATTTGGCACGACGCTTATTGACCATCGGCGAAAATCGCCTCGAATTGTTGATGGTGGAGGTGCAGGAGGAGCGTGAGCGGCTCCTGCGTGCCATCTTGTTGGCCCTTGGCGTGGCGGTGTTTGGCTTTCTCACGGGAGCAGCGCTGACCATTGCCATTGTGGTCTTGCTGTGGCGCCTC of the Verrucomicrobiota bacterium genome contains:
- a CDS encoding B12-binding domain-containing radical SAM protein produces the protein MKVLLLYPEFPDTFWSFKHALKFIRKKASLPPLGLLTVAALLPEGWTKCLVDANVRKLSEEDLAWSDVVFISAMIAQQDSAHDLITRCRAAGKTIVAGGPLFTLGHEQFPEVDHFVLNEAEVTLPEFLRDFERRAARRVYVSSEFPDIRRTPAPLWELADLGRYASMSVQFSRGCPFDCDFCNITAMFGHRPRTKTTAQMIAELDGLHRAGWRGAVFFVDDNFIGNKRFLKEELLPALIEWQKRGRGTPFFTEASINLADDPELMRMMVEAGFNQVFVGIETPEAAGLAECNKRQNQKRDLVADVKRIQRAGLEVQGGFIVGFDSDTPTIFARQMEFIQQSGIVTAMVGLLQAVPGTKLHQRLSGQGRLIGQTTGNNLDGTTNFIPRMNRETLREGYRNLMGHIYAPGPYYQRIRTFLREYTPPKIPGSLNWRYFMAFLHANVRLGIFGRERFHYWRLLIWTFFHRPSHFPLAVTFSIYGHHFRKTCRVLGL
- a CDS encoding sensor histidine kinase — encoded protein: MKRKLTGLSRQYQAALGKHLKQGPRASLQPAKGLGRRAMALGLETLDLARFHEQALITLVLPTHAPSTRDGMIRRAGTFFAEAITPLEETHRTAHDTNVHLGKMNDALRQRTVDLAISNQQLKEEIAQRKLAEEALKKSEQHYGVLLEQSRQMQEQLRLLSRQLLSAQEEERKRISRELHDVIAQTLTSINIRLAALKKEAALNTKGLERSIARTQRLVEHSVNIVHRFARELRPTVLDDLGLIPALHTFMKHFKEETGIHVSLSAFAAVEHVNGDKRTVLYRVAQEALNNVARHAHASRVQVEIQKLDGVLCMKIKDNGKGFPVQRVLHTKKHKRLGLLGMRERVEMVSGNFTVESVPGKGTTIRAQIPFGSGSARRERRTR
- a CDS encoding glycoside hydrolase family 13, giving the protein MKHNKNHDNDPSAGPQLVPVRFEFTHPTARDVCIAGTFNDWQPETKPMHPAGGGRWLKDTTLPPGNYEYCLVVDNRWIPDPSVRETVPNPFGGRNSVLKVASSPEASHLASAEHLPLTNKNK
- a CDS encoding response regulator transcription factor; its protein translation is MKRITVLLAEDHAIVREGFRSLLKHERDIEVVGEAETGRQAVALVKTLRPAVVVMDIAMPLLNGLEATRQIRKDFPDTKVLILSAHSDDAYVEQVTELGAVGFLLKQTSSDNLATAIREVQKGNTFFSPAIAKRLNGRDRKSLNRVVRLKKGGNRLSSREVEVLQLIAEGKANKQVADELGVSFKTVDKHRQHLMAKLNIHDTAGLTRYAISAGIIESSVQLTII
- a CDS encoding phage holin family protein, with the translated sequence MEPAADSFGQFGASSKHLARRLLTIGENRLELLMVEVQEERERLLRAILLALGVAVFGFLTGAALTIAIVVLLWRLSPVAVLLVLTSLYAAIAVYLYRRFAAIQRDWKTFPATLDQLGKDRSCLETILD
- a CDS encoding DUF883 domain-containing protein — its product is MKELNIMDKQRPATNDNFGTLAEDARALMAATADVAGEKVGDARKRLAAALENGKEIYGRVRDKAVEGARAADQTVHEHPYQAIGIALGVGALIGYLLARRGARNCD
- a CDS encoding DUF3494 domain-containing protein, with the translated sequence MGMALALAVMYPNHDSIAKNSNKGGTSILHLNFVTAMLNTGVDPDASGSVNGKLNRQGNASNQRLQISLANLDPNTTYQLAAFIGDDTNSTSVASFTTDANGAFKVTYVKKSQGKGSAGGQPLPDALHPLRNVRELDIVNGSAQTVLRADLTDPDKLQYLIKRRLDNTGLVSGAVGTLQIKATKTSTKFRLTASGLTPNTDYVLTINGNAAQTNTTDSAGNLNLTALPPGSPNVLEIHSVALTDIAGNVVLTAGGGGGGVGLPTEAQARVNLRSANSFAVLAGSTVTSSGLTVVNGDLGVSPGTAITGFFTVDAGPGTVNGTIYNVTPGAAATAQADLTTAFNDAAGRSVGAISVAGNLGGQTLAPGLYKSTSSLEISSGDLTLDAKGDANAVFIFQMATTLTTTSGRQVILSGGAKAANVFWQVGTSATLGTSSVFKGTIMADQSISLTTGATLDGRALARIAAVTLEANTITAP